One window of the Ureibacillus sp. FSL W7-1570 genome contains the following:
- a CDS encoding GTP cyclohydrolase II: MKNLLMNKNDILLKKMQLIPYKDHEQICLVGPVKLPVKQGDFEATFQWYTWLKLDQPISTKEQVLDYILSANLQESQQSSVLIYGDFQNEKEALIRMHSICHTGDIFGSQRCDCGYQLHESMKMIVEHGCGAIFYLANHEGRGIGLFSKSLAYLLQEEGYDTVEANHALGFEDDSRSYEEAIKVLETLRDKPVTLITNNPRKLEALKRHGLLADKHIPIWGGLTETNRRYLETKIKKAGHIPEKQLF; encoded by the coding sequence ATGAAAAACTTGTTAATGAATAAAAACGATATTTTGCTGAAAAAAATGCAATTGATTCCATATAAAGATCATGAACAAATTTGCCTCGTCGGTCCTGTGAAATTGCCTGTGAAACAGGGGGATTTCGAGGCCACATTCCAATGGTATACGTGGTTGAAATTGGATCAACCCATCTCGACAAAAGAACAAGTGCTGGATTATATTTTAAGTGCAAACTTGCAAGAGTCCCAGCAATCTTCCGTATTGATTTACGGGGACTTCCAAAATGAAAAGGAAGCCCTGATTCGCATGCATAGCATCTGCCATACAGGAGATATTTTCGGCAGCCAGCGCTGTGATTGCGGCTATCAACTGCATGAATCCATGAAAATGATTGTGGAACATGGATGTGGGGCGATTTTTTACTTGGCCAATCACGAAGGGCGTGGAATCGGGTTATTTTCCAAATCGTTGGCCTACCTGTTGCAGGAAGAAGGCTACGACACGGTGGAAGCCAATCATGCATTAGGTTTTGAAGATGATTCGAGATCTTACGAAGAAGCGATTAAAGTGCTCGAAACATTGCGGGATAAACCGGTAACATTGATTACGAATAATCCAAGAAAACTGGAAGCCCTCAAACGCCATGGATTGCTTGCGGATAAACATATTCCAATATGGGGTGGATTAACGGAAACAAACCGGCGCTATTTGGAAACGAAAATCAAGAAGGCAGGACATATCCCGGAAAAGCAATTGTTTTAG
- a CDS encoding cob(I)yrinic acid a,c-diamide adenosyltransferase produces the protein MKHKGLTLIYTGDGKGKTTAALGLTLRAIGRGMNVCFLQFIKSKQRIYGEAIALEKLGVAMEQLGLGCISQGEEGKGSVKVEQLGIGFTWTKTPEEHREALKKGWEIAKQALQDPTIDLLVLDELNNALSITNFPVDDVIPLDEVITALQNRPKHMNVVITGRNAKQELIDIADLVSTIDCTKHYYNEGISAVKGLEF, from the coding sequence ATGAAACATAAAGGACTCACTTTAATATATACTGGTGATGGTAAAGGGAAAACGACTGCAGCGTTGGGACTAACATTGCGTGCAATTGGCCGTGGAATGAATGTCTGTTTTTTACAGTTCATTAAATCGAAACAACGTATTTACGGTGAAGCCATTGCCTTAGAAAAATTAGGAGTTGCAATGGAACAATTAGGCCTCGGTTGCATTAGCCAAGGCGAAGAAGGGAAAGGCTCCGTTAAGGTTGAACAATTAGGAATCGGATTTACATGGACGAAGACACCGGAAGAGCATCGGGAAGCTTTGAAAAAAGGGTGGGAAATTGCAAAACAAGCCCTCCAAGATCCAACGATTGATTTATTAGTGTTGGATGAACTAAACAATGCTCTCAGTATTACAAACTTTCCGGTTGATGACGTAATTCCTCTTGATGAAGTGATCACAGCACTTCAAAATCGTCCAAAACATATGAATGTCGTGATTACAGGCCGTAATGCGAAACAAGAATTGATCGACATTGCAGATTTGGTTTCGACTATCGATTGTACGAAACATTATTATAATGAAGGAATTTCGGCGGTAAAAGGCCTGGAATTTTAA
- a CDS encoding 3D domain-containing protein, with product MLRKISLLLLLAMTLFTTSLTYAEELSLEESRIGILKNLLGNRVVEDAITRQLAFEKEDEDYIIYTVKEGDNLFRIAYNHSVPLDLLMEWNDLDDTLIHPGKELIIKTDGKYKKEYKPISVVADATQQIAPKKEKNTANHDAAQQVVASVEPASSGKELMVTATAYTAYCKGCSGTTAYGINLRENPHLKVIAVDPNVIPLGTRVWVEGYGYAIAGDTGGAIKGNKIDVFIPSYDEAMQWGVKKVKVKILD from the coding sequence ATGCTAAGGAAAATCAGTTTATTATTATTATTGGCAATGACATTGTTTACTACATCGTTGACATATGCGGAAGAATTATCATTGGAAGAGTCTAGAATTGGAATATTAAAGAATCTGTTGGGAAACAGAGTGGTGGAAGATGCCATCACCCGTCAATTGGCTTTTGAAAAAGAAGATGAAGACTATATCATATACACTGTGAAAGAAGGGGACAACTTATTCCGGATTGCATATAATCATAGCGTCCCATTGGATTTGTTGATGGAATGGAATGACTTGGATGATACTTTGATCCATCCGGGAAAAGAATTGATCATTAAAACCGATGGAAAGTACAAAAAAGAATATAAACCGATTTCCGTTGTGGCTGACGCCACTCAACAAATCGCTCCAAAAAAAGAAAAAAATACAGCCAATCATGACGCTGCACAACAGGTTGTTGCCAGCGTTGAACCGGCATCTTCCGGGAAAGAATTGATGGTTACTGCGACAGCTTACACTGCATATTGCAAAGGTTGCTCGGGAACGACGGCCTATGGAATTAATTTACGTGAAAATCCCCATTTAAAAGTGATTGCCGTTGATCCGAACGTCATTCCACTTGGCACAAGAGTATGGGTGGAAGGATATGGGTATGCCATTGCCGGCGATACAGGCGGGGCCATCAAAGGAAATAAAATCGATGTTTTCATTCCTTCCTATGATGAAGCAATGCAATGGGGAGTAAAAAAGGTAAAAGTGAAAATCCTGGATTAA
- a CDS encoding M20/M25/M40 family metallo-hydrolase, giving the protein MENSRLVNEFIELVQIDSETKHEEKIAPILVNKLEDLGFSVYQDDAHTRNGHAAGNIIATLEGSLDVEPIYFTVHMDTVVPGKGIKPQIKEDGYIYSDGTTILGADDKAGIAALLEMVRRLKEQSIEHGTIQFIITAGEEDGLAGSKELDRDKIIAKYGYAVDSDGKVGGIVVAAPYQAKLNVKIFGKTAHAGVEPEKGISAITLAAKAIAEMKLGRIDHETTANIGRFEGGKATNIVCDEVFILAEARSIQKEKLDKQTAHMKETFEKVAEKFGGRAEVDVQLMYPGFSVGETDKVVQVAVEAVKNVGRTPQIGVSGGGSDANVISSFGIPTVNLSVGYENIHTTNERMPIEELEKLADLLVEIVKCASKK; this is encoded by the coding sequence ATGGAAAATAGTCGTTTAGTGAATGAATTTATCGAGTTAGTCCAAATTGATTCAGAAACAAAACATGAGGAAAAAATAGCACCAATTCTTGTAAATAAATTGGAAGATTTAGGTTTTTCTGTTTATCAAGATGATGCTCATACACGCAATGGTCATGCGGCAGGAAATATTATTGCCACTTTGGAAGGATCATTGGATGTTGAACCGATTTATTTTACCGTACATATGGATACGGTTGTTCCTGGGAAGGGCATTAAACCACAAATAAAAGAAGATGGCTATATATATTCTGACGGCACAACCATTTTAGGCGCCGATGATAAAGCTGGAATTGCTGCACTTTTGGAAATGGTTCGCCGTCTTAAAGAACAGTCCATTGAACACGGTACAATACAATTCATTATTACAGCAGGCGAAGAAGATGGTCTTGCCGGCTCTAAGGAGTTGGATCGGGATAAAATTATTGCCAAGTACGGCTATGCGGTTGACAGCGATGGAAAAGTGGGAGGAATCGTTGTTGCGGCTCCTTATCAAGCAAAATTAAATGTAAAAATCTTTGGAAAAACAGCCCATGCAGGAGTGGAACCGGAAAAAGGGATTTCTGCTATTACATTGGCAGCGAAAGCCATTGCGGAAATGAAATTAGGGCGCATCGACCATGAAACAACAGCGAATATTGGGCGTTTTGAAGGCGGCAAAGCGACAAATATCGTTTGTGATGAAGTATTCATCCTAGCAGAAGCCCGCTCCATCCAAAAAGAGAAATTAGATAAGCAAACAGCTCATATGAAAGAAACTTTTGAAAAAGTGGCTGAAAAATTTGGAGGCCGCGCTGAAGTGGATGTACAGTTGATGTATCCGGGATTTTCAGTAGGTGAAACGGATAAAGTAGTACAAGTGGCAGTGGAAGCAGTAAAAAATGTTGGCAGAACACCTCAAATTGGGGTCTCTGGTGGGGGAAGCGACGCCAATGTCATTTCAAGTTTTGGCATTCCTACAGTCAATTTGTCAGTAGGCTATGAAAATATTCATACAACAAATGAACGAATGCCTATTGAAGAACTAGAAAAATTAGCCGATTTATTAGTAGAAATCGTTAAATGCGCAAGCAAGAAATAG
- a CDS encoding DUF1648 domain-containing protein, with protein MKYPYRPILRIPKTKTEKIFDIIGIGCFLVSILYIVLQWNHLPDQIPGHFNGKGEVDRWGSKYELFILPVIGLFILLLNTAFEKAPHMHNYPKRLNESNVEAFYLNSRKMLNAMKNLCMVFFAYLNFEMVQIGLKQKESLDPWFIPAFIVIVFIPLAIGIYKQSKIK; from the coding sequence ATGAAATATCCATATCGGCCAATACTGCGCATTCCGAAAACGAAAACCGAAAAAATCTTTGACATCATCGGCATTGGCTGTTTTCTTGTATCGATTCTTTATATCGTTCTTCAATGGAACCATCTCCCTGATCAAATTCCGGGTCATTTTAATGGAAAAGGAGAAGTGGACCGTTGGGGGTCAAAATATGAACTATTTATTTTGCCTGTTATTGGTTTGTTTATTCTGTTGTTGAACACCGCTTTTGAAAAAGCGCCCCACATGCATAATTATCCAAAGCGGCTGAATGAATCGAATGTGGAAGCGTTTTATTTGAACAGCCGAAAAATGCTCAATGCGATGAAAAATTTATGCATGGTGTTCTTTGCCTATTTGAATTTTGAAATGGTTCAAATCGGATTGAAGCAGAAAGAATCCCTCGATCCATGGTTTATACCGGCATTTATCGTCATCGTTTTCATACCATTGGCCATCGGTATCTATAAACAATCGAAAATCAAATAA
- the ribD gene encoding bifunctional diaminohydroxyphosphoribosylaminopyrimidine deaminase/5-amino-6-(5-phosphoribosylamino)uracil reductase RibD has translation MFTDRDFMELALTMAKTAKGKTNPNPLVGAVIVKDGVIVGTGVHRKAGEPHAEVHAFNMAGEHAKGATLYVTLEPCSHYGKTPPCADLVKNSGVQRVVVATLDPNPKVSGRGVQILREAGIEVEVGLLEKEAQKLNERFFHNMIANRPFVTLKYAMTLDGKIATHSGHSKWISGEESRLQVHQLRNESDAILVGIGTVLKDNPLLTTRLPNQKGKNPVRVVLDSRLQIPLDANVLNDEAKTIIVTTTDANPKKIAELEKKNVTFIYCSKVQNGINLEEMLEQLYKHGITDLIVEGGGEVNASFVRAGLVNKYILYIAPKILGGRNSISPVSGEDVDTMDMASKVEIDSIERIGEDLCIIAYPKPGELHAQY, from the coding sequence GTGTTCACAGATCGGGATTTTATGGAATTGGCATTAACTATGGCGAAAACTGCAAAGGGAAAAACGAACCCCAATCCGCTTGTCGGAGCGGTGATTGTGAAAGACGGGGTGATTGTTGGAACCGGAGTCCATCGGAAAGCGGGGGAACCCCATGCGGAAGTCCATGCATTTAACATGGCCGGTGAACATGCAAAAGGGGCCACTTTATATGTAACCCTCGAGCCATGTTCCCATTACGGCAAAACCCCTCCTTGCGCAGATTTGGTAAAAAATTCTGGTGTTCAAAGGGTGGTGGTCGCAACCCTCGATCCAAATCCTAAAGTCTCTGGAAGAGGTGTTCAAATTCTTCGGGAAGCCGGCATTGAAGTTGAAGTAGGTTTATTGGAAAAAGAAGCTCAAAAGCTGAATGAACGCTTCTTCCATAATATGATCGCAAACCGCCCTTTTGTGACGTTAAAATATGCCATGACTTTGGACGGGAAAATAGCCACTCATTCAGGACATTCAAAATGGATTTCCGGAGAAGAATCAAGGTTGCAAGTTCATCAACTCCGCAACGAATCCGATGCGATTCTGGTTGGAATCGGTACGGTCTTAAAAGATAATCCTTTATTGACAACAAGACTTCCAAATCAGAAAGGGAAAAATCCGGTTCGTGTCGTTTTGGACAGCCGTTTGCAGATTCCGTTGGATGCGAATGTATTAAATGATGAAGCGAAAACGATCATTGTTACGACAACCGACGCCAATCCAAAGAAAATCGCGGAACTGGAAAAGAAAAATGTCACTTTTATCTATTGTTCAAAAGTTCAAAACGGCATCAATCTGGAAGAAATGTTGGAGCAATTATATAAACATGGAATAACCGATCTAATAGTGGAAGGCGGAGGAGAAGTGAATGCCTCCTTTGTTAGGGCGGGACTTGTCAATAAATATATTCTTTATATTGCGCCTAAAATTTTAGGAGGCCGAAATTCCATTTCCCCGGTTTCCGGTGAGGATGTGGATACGATGGATATGGCATCGAAAGTTGAAATTGACTCCATTGAACGGATCGGTGAAGATTTATGCATCATTGCCTATCCAAAGCCAGGTGAACTTCATGCCCAGTACTGA
- a CDS encoding cobyric acid synthase: MRASSIMIQGTSSDVGKSVLCTALCRIFSNAGYKVAPFKSQNMALNSYVTQNGEEIGRAQGVQAEAARIIPNSKMNPILLKPKQDMVSEVIVHGKHFMDMGATNYRENFTLQAMPIVEKAIHDLEQSYDIIVAEGAGSPAEINLKDRDIANMRVAKMLDADVFLVADIDRGGVFASIVGTLALLDEEERKLVKGIIINKFRGMIELLQDGIQWLENYTGIPVIGVIPYLDCQIEAEDSLALDTLKLKNPKKKCPIDVACIQLPRISNFTDLDPLFEEPDVGVRLVRDVKELGNPDCIIIPGTKNTTGDLMWLKETKLFEAIQQCYSKGSRVFGICGGYQILGEKLLDPDGVEGNLKEVSGLSLLPIQTIFEKNKRTTQTKGKIHSTLFQKEIEVEGYEIHLGQTKVKENALPFLQLNDGTTDGIIVHNGKAIGTYLHGIFQNRYFTRAYFNEIRKSKGLNPLPMEVQTDKERREQAYEILAEQVQSCLNMEYIYALLEKQKLMKNGK; the protein is encoded by the coding sequence TTGCGTGCAAGTTCAATTATGATACAAGGAACGTCTTCTGATGTGGGGAAAAGTGTTCTTTGTACGGCACTTTGCCGCATCTTCTCCAATGCAGGATACAAAGTTGCCCCTTTTAAGTCTCAAAATATGGCATTGAATTCCTATGTTACCCAGAATGGGGAAGAAATCGGCCGAGCTCAAGGGGTGCAGGCAGAAGCTGCCAGGATAATCCCTAATTCAAAAATGAATCCGATTTTGCTCAAACCGAAACAAGATATGGTTTCGGAAGTCATCGTTCATGGGAAGCATTTTATGGATATGGGTGCAACAAATTATCGAGAGAACTTTACGCTGCAAGCAATGCCAATTGTGGAAAAAGCCATCCATGACTTGGAACAATCCTACGATATTATTGTGGCAGAAGGTGCCGGCAGCCCTGCGGAGATTAATTTAAAAGACCGCGACATTGCGAATATGCGGGTAGCAAAAATGCTGGATGCCGATGTGTTCCTCGTTGCAGACATCGACCGGGGCGGAGTTTTTGCTTCAATTGTCGGCACGCTTGCATTGTTGGATGAAGAAGAACGGAAACTTGTAAAAGGTATCATCATTAATAAATTTAGAGGGATGATTGAATTACTTCAGGATGGCATACAATGGCTTGAAAACTATACCGGAATTCCCGTTATTGGGGTTATCCCTTATTTAGACTGCCAGATTGAAGCTGAAGATTCTTTAGCCCTCGATACTTTAAAACTAAAAAACCCTAAAAAGAAATGCCCTATTGATGTGGCTTGTATTCAATTGCCGAGAATATCTAATTTTACAGACTTAGATCCGTTGTTTGAGGAGCCTGACGTAGGGGTACGCTTAGTTAGAGATGTGAAGGAGTTAGGAAATCCAGATTGCATCATCATACCTGGTACAAAAAATACAACGGGCGACTTAATGTGGTTAAAAGAAACGAAATTATTTGAAGCTATTCAACAATGTTATTCAAAGGGCAGCAGAGTTTTCGGAATTTGTGGCGGTTATCAAATATTAGGCGAGAAACTTCTCGATCCTGATGGTGTAGAAGGAAATTTGAAGGAAGTCTCAGGCCTTTCTCTACTGCCGATACAAACGATCTTTGAAAAAAATAAAAGAACGACCCAAACAAAAGGCAAAATTCATTCAACGCTTTTCCAAAAAGAAATTGAAGTGGAAGGATACGAGATTCATTTAGGCCAAACAAAGGTAAAGGAAAATGCATTACCTTTTTTACAATTAAATGATGGAACAACGGATGGTATTATTGTTCATAATGGGAAAGCCATTGGCACATATTTACATGGCATCTTCCAAAATCGCTATTTTACAAGGGCGTATTTTAATGAAATAAGAAAAAGTAAGGGGTTGAATCCATTACCAATGGAAGTACAAACGGATAAAGAACGCCGTGAACAGGCATATGAAATACTGGCAGAACAAGTGCAAAGCTGTTTAAATATGGAATATATATATGCTTTATTAGAAAAACAAAAATTAATGAAAAATGGGAAGTAA
- a CDS encoding bifunctional precorrin-2 dehydrogenase/sirohydrochlorin ferrochelatase translates to MYYPMMMKLEGKKVVIIGGGRVAFQKLKGLENTKAKITVVSPTIIPEMEEWLNEHDAIWIQKEFEPSDIEQADLIFATTNDPKVNQAIGLHKKGHQLLLRADHPKESDFITPAVVQRGKLTISISTDGASPGLSKKIKKELEQQFDENFGEYVQFLEDARRVVLKQIGDASLRKSILTRLLDPVFYELTMERKLKKRDHLLMDLIKSAINDDKNIM, encoded by the coding sequence ATGTATTATCCTATGATGATGAAATTGGAAGGAAAAAAGGTTGTCATCATTGGCGGCGGACGGGTTGCTTTTCAAAAACTGAAGGGGCTCGAAAATACGAAGGCGAAGATTACGGTTGTGAGTCCAACCATCATTCCGGAAATGGAAGAATGGCTGAACGAGCATGATGCCATATGGATTCAAAAGGAGTTTGAACCATCGGATATCGAACAGGCTGATCTCATTTTTGCAACAACAAATGATCCGAAAGTAAATCAAGCAATAGGGCTGCATAAAAAAGGGCATCAATTATTGCTTCGTGCGGATCATCCAAAGGAAAGCGATTTTATTACTCCAGCCGTGGTCCAGAGAGGAAAACTTACCATTTCGATTTCTACGGATGGGGCGAGTCCGGGTTTATCCAAAAAAATTAAAAAAGAGTTGGAACAACAATTTGATGAAAATTTTGGGGAATATGTGCAATTTCTGGAAGATGCAAGAAGGGTTGTTTTGAAACAAATCGGTGATGCATCCTTGAGAAAATCCATTTTGACCCGTTTATTGGATCCTGTTTTTTATGAGTTGACAATGGAAAGGAAATTGAAAAAAAGGGATCATTTGTTGATGGATTTGATAAAGTCGGCCATTAACGACGATAAAAATATTATGTAA
- a CDS encoding chemotaxis protein CheW has protein sequence MIYLKSVIFRCENEEYGIAIDQVVSIEKIGKITPIPHLPKYLIGFTRIREELIPVLDFNIILYNKPTSDPMSRIIVLNTDIVNFGLVVSEAKEILDIREDDIQQVGLVNYSQTKYFTAVANLDNRMITIVSPKVLVNSLEGIREIIDYLHQLLAEEKESNA, from the coding sequence GTGATTTATTTGAAATCAGTCATTTTTCGCTGTGAGAATGAAGAATATGGAATCGCCATTGACCAAGTAGTTTCCATAGAAAAAATCGGCAAAATTACACCAATTCCCCATTTGCCCAAATATTTGATCGGTTTTACGCGCATTCGGGAAGAACTGATTCCGGTGCTTGATTTTAATATTATCTTATACAATAAACCAACTTCCGATCCGATGTCTCGAATAATTGTATTAAATACGGATATTGTGAATTTTGGTTTAGTGGTAAGCGAAGCAAAAGAGATTTTAGATATACGAGAAGACGATATTCAACAAGTAGGACTTGTGAATTATTCTCAAACGAAATATTTTACAGCAGTAGCGAATCTCGATAATCGGATGATTACCATTGTCAGTCCGAAAGTTTTAGTGAATTCGCTGGAAGGGATTCGGGAAATTATCGATTATTTACATCAATTGCTGGCGGAAGAAAAAGAAAGCAATGCTTGA
- a CDS encoding methylated-DNA--[protein]-cysteine S-methyltransferase codes for MEKKVIYAAHVKHPYMHLYIASSEKGLVFVGTDHSSMEELTQYCRRRFPHCEVIEEGSFMKPYISQLIEYLNGQRKEFSLPFDLHGTPFQQEVWKALCDIPYGKTTTYGEVARQIGNPKAVRAVGGAIGSNPLSIVIPCHRVIGKNGSLTGYSGGLDVKKRLLDLEGISLLMS; via the coding sequence TTGGAAAAGAAAGTCATTTATGCCGCACATGTCAAACATCCATATATGCACTTATATATCGCTTCTTCCGAAAAGGGGTTGGTTTTTGTTGGCACAGACCATTCTTCCATGGAGGAATTGACCCAATATTGCCGAAGACGATTTCCCCATTGTGAAGTGATTGAAGAAGGATCATTTATGAAACCGTATATTTCACAGCTCATTGAATATTTAAACGGGCAACGCAAAGAATTTTCATTGCCTTTCGATCTTCATGGCACCCCTTTTCAACAAGAAGTATGGAAAGCGTTATGCGATATTCCATACGGGAAGACGACAACTTATGGTGAAGTGGCCAGACAAATCGGAAATCCTAAAGCCGTCCGAGCCGTCGGGGGCGCCATTGGTAGCAATCCGTTATCGATCGTCATCCCTTGCCATCGGGTCATTGGAAAAAATGGAAGCCTTACGGGATATAGCGGAGGGCTGGATGTGAAAAAACGTTTGTTGGACTTGGAAGGGATTTCCCTATTAATGTCATGA
- a CDS encoding ABC transporter ATP-binding protein, giving the protein MIHLKDVTVIRNGKYLLKGINWDVNKGEHWAILGLNGSGKTSLLNVINGYLYPTSGKVEVLDQEFGKTNIPELRKEIGFISSSLKQQLKDYDIVLSVVLSGIFASIGLYEAVEKKDVEMARTLMEQLGIEHLENTRYGILSEGEKQRVLIARALMAKPKILILDEPCNGLDLIAREEFLEFIDRLAKQEFCPTLIYVTHHVEEILPCFSHVLLMKDGEVYEKGLASDLLTEETLTRFFGREVSVQEQQNRTWIAIKS; this is encoded by the coding sequence TTGATACACTTAAAAGATGTAACGGTCATTCGGAATGGTAAATATCTATTAAAAGGGATCAATTGGGATGTAAATAAAGGTGAACATTGGGCCATTCTGGGATTGAACGGCTCCGGCAAAACTTCATTGTTGAACGTCATTAACGGATATTTATACCCGACTTCAGGAAAGGTTGAGGTGTTGGACCAGGAATTTGGGAAAACAAACATTCCGGAATTGCGGAAAGAGATCGGTTTTATCAGTTCTTCATTAAAGCAGCAATTAAAAGATTATGATATCGTGTTGAGCGTTGTGCTCAGCGGAATATTTGCATCCATTGGCTTGTATGAAGCGGTTGAGAAAAAAGATGTGGAAATGGCCCGCACACTCATGGAACAATTGGGAATTGAACATTTGGAAAATACCCGATACGGTATATTATCTGAAGGCGAGAAGCAACGGGTGCTGATTGCAAGGGCGCTTATGGCCAAACCGAAAATATTGATTTTGGACGAGCCTTGCAACGGATTGGATTTGATCGCCCGTGAAGAGTTCCTGGAATTTATCGATCGGCTAGCCAAACAAGAGTTTTGCCCAACATTGATTTACGTTACCCATCACGTGGAAGAAATTTTGCCTTGTTTTTCCCATGTTCTGTTAATGAAAGATGGGGAAGTATATGAAAAAGGATTGGCAAGTGATTTATTGACAGAGGAAACATTGACCCGGTTCTTCGGCCGCGAAGTATCCGTACAAGAACAGCAAAACCGTACTTGGATTGCAATCAAATCATGA
- the lepB gene encoding signal peptidase I encodes MKENKIVKELASWFLVILMGYAIAFICREYIFSPVVVDGASMSPTYENEDIILVSKISKIERFDHIVFKAPYEDEYYIKRVIGLPGDMIEMKDDVLIINGKEYEEPYVNRNSVSQMRTTENFTLEELTGEKTVPEGYIFVLGDNRLRSYDSRHFGLIPLDDVYGESKMRIYPLKNMKIFYKPVE; translated from the coding sequence ATGAAAGAAAACAAAATCGTGAAAGAACTTGCATCTTGGTTTTTGGTAATTTTGATGGGGTATGCTATTGCATTCATATGCAGAGAGTATATCTTTTCCCCCGTCGTGGTGGATGGTGCCTCGATGTCTCCGACTTACGAAAATGAGGATATCATTCTGGTAAGCAAAATAAGCAAAATAGAACGATTTGATCATATTGTTTTTAAAGCTCCTTATGAAGACGAATATTATATTAAAAGGGTCATTGGCTTGCCCGGAGATATGATTGAAATGAAAGACGATGTTTTGATCATCAATGGAAAAGAGTATGAAGAGCCCTATGTGAATCGCAATTCAGTCTCGCAAATGCGCACGACGGAAAACTTTACTCTGGAAGAATTGACAGGGGAAAAGACTGTTCCGGAGGGCTATATTTTTGTATTGGGCGATAATCGTTTGAGAAGTTACGATAGCCGGCATTTTGGATTGATTCCATTGGATGATGTGTACGGAGAATCAAAAATGCGGATTTATCCATTGAAGAACATGAAAATTTTTTATAAACCTGTTGAGTGA
- a CDS encoding DNA alkylation repair protein, producing MNVRQKLMELSEEKYRLFQKTLIPNHENILGVRLPILRTLAKEISEEDWEGFLRNGKEEFFEEIMLKGMVIGQVKLPLKERLDWIRWFVPKIDNWAVCDSFCSGLKFAKKHPDEVWQFILPYFRSDKEFEIRFAVVMCLSYFIEESYLQEIFRIFNGIHHDGYYVKMATAWAICEAYLKYPEETTNFLRSNSLDDFTHNKALQKITESRRISKEEKEMIRKWKRS from the coding sequence ATGAACGTCCGTCAAAAACTCATGGAATTGTCTGAAGAAAAATACCGGCTTTTTCAAAAAACATTAATTCCAAATCATGAAAACATTTTAGGGGTGCGTCTTCCGATTTTAAGAACGTTGGCAAAAGAGATTTCGGAAGAGGATTGGGAAGGTTTTCTGCGGAATGGGAAAGAGGAATTTTTTGAAGAAATCATGCTGAAAGGGATGGTCATCGGGCAGGTGAAACTGCCCTTGAAAGAAAGGCTGGATTGGATTCGATGGTTTGTGCCGAAAATCGATAATTGGGCTGTCTGTGACAGTTTTTGCAGCGGTTTGAAGTTTGCAAAAAAGCATCCGGATGAAGTTTGGCAATTTATTCTGCCATATTTTCGTTCCGACAAAGAATTCGAAATCCGCTTTGCGGTGGTCATGTGTTTGAGCTATTTTATTGAAGAATCTTATCTTCAAGAAATTTTCCGAATATTCAATGGAATTCATCATGACGGCTATTATGTAAAGATGGCCACAGCCTGGGCGATTTGTGAAGCCTATTTGAAATATCCGGAAGAAACAACAAACTTTCTTCGTTCGAATTCATTGGACGATTTTACACATAATAAAGCGCTGCAAAAAATCACAGAATCCCGTCGCATCAGCAAAGAAGAGAAAGAAATGATCCGGAAGTGGAAACGATCATGA